The following are from one region of the Anaeromusa acidaminophila DSM 3853 genome:
- the cas2 gene encoding CRISPR-associated endonuclease Cas2, producing MRLLLFFDLPTKTPINKYHYRQFREFLLRDGYVMLQFSVYSRIIKGEESIDKHEKRLIVSLPPEGSIRLLSVTESQYCKMKILLGKPSYQENHVNASQILLF from the coding sequence ATGAGACTGTTATTGTTTTTTGATTTACCTACAAAGACTCCTATTAACAAATACCATTACCGGCAATTTCGTGAATTTCTTCTTAGAGATGGTTACGTGATGCTGCAGTTTTCTGTATATAGCCGCATAATTAAAGGTGAAGAAAGTATTGATAAACATGAAAAACGGTTGATCGTGTCTCTTCCACCGGAGGGATCTATTCGATTATTATCGGTAACCGAAAGCCAATACTGTAAAATGAAAATTTTGCTTGGGAAACCCTCTTATCAAGAAAATCATGTAAATGCTTCACAAATTCTTCTTTTTTGA